A DNA window from Anastrepha ludens isolate Willacy chromosome 6, idAnaLude1.1, whole genome shotgun sequence contains the following coding sequences:
- the LOC128866125 gene encoding transcription factor Dp has product MAHSTATIVTATTSAAAASSTSEINCIIQDANGKLVKILRPKDIKQEIIGSGDSTTIRSVHVNSASGSSLNSSAGSYTQLATSCQSQYLSRYNLQSGDSANTYTVISTQNSGSNQQPAFTTIKYETPETVTVKTEEGYTKYTPNNNTKMKSKLHTTSSPHSNSARRQRKPEKAGKGLRHFALKVCEKVKEKGVTTYNEVADELVAEELHMNSIDSANCDQKNIRRRVYDALNVLMAMEIISKDKKEIRWIGLPSNSAEQCSELERQNEECRQRIQQKHQQLNELLLHQVAFKSLIERNKEAERQGNVPTPNSSIQLPFIIVNTHKSTKINCSVTNDKSEYIFKFDDQFEMHDDAEVLKRMGLLGGLDKGQCSHEDIERAKTLVPPNFEKYIEAYGNGKGLTCDSDDDTMTGYAELTNDSSSHGYSRCGRRGGGGAKTGGLRDDDDDDDEDFLENSDID; this is encoded by the exons GCAAACTCGTCAAGATTCTGAGACCAAAGGACATCAAACAGGAAATAATAGGTAGTGGCGACTCAACCACTATCCGATCTGTGCATGTGAACAGCGCAAGCGGCAGTTCGCTTAATTCCAGTGCGGGCTCATACACGCAATTG GCAACTTCATGTCAATCGCAGTATTTGAGCCGTTACAACTTACAAAGTGGCGATA gcgCTAACACATATACTGTTATTTCAACACAAAATAGTGGCAGTAATCAGCAGCCAGCATTCACAACGATTAAATACGAAACTCCAGAAACA GTCACCGTGAAAACTGAGGAGGGTTACACGAAGTACACaccaaataataatacaaaaatgaaatcaaaact ACACACTACCAGCAGCCCACATTCAAATTCAGCACGAAGGCAACGCAAGCCCGAAAAGGCAGGCAAAGGGTTGCGACATTTCGCTCTAAAGGTTTGTGAAAAAGTCAAAGAGAAGGGCGTCACCACCTACAATGAAGTGGCCGATGAATTGGTCGCTGAGGAACTTCATATGAATTCCATTGATTCAGCAAACTGTGATCAAAAGAATATACGTCGGCGTGTCTATGATGCTCTTAACGTACTTATGGCCAtggaaataatttcaaaagacaAAAAGGAGATACGTTGGATTGGTTTGCCATCAAATTCAGCTGAG CAATGCTCTGAACTGGAAAGACAAAATGAAGAATGTCGCCAACGCATACAACAAAAGCATCAACAACTGAATGAGTTGTTACTGCATCAAGTCGCCTTCAAGAGTCTGATCGAACGCAACAAAGAAGCGGAACGGCAGGGCAATGTACCAACGCCTAACTCATCCATACAACTACCCTTTATCATAGTGAATACGCACAAATCGACAAAAATTAATTGCAGCGTTACGAATGACAA ATcggaatatattttcaaatttgatgATCAATTCGAAATGCACGATGATGCCGAAGTACTGAAACGTATGGGTTTACTTGGTG ggtTAGACAAAGGCCAATGCTCACACGAAGACATCGAACGTGCAAAGACCTTGGTACCaccgaatttcgaaaaatacatAGAAg CCTATGGCAATGGCAAAGGTCTGACATGCGATTCCGATGATGACACCATGACCGGTTATGCTGAACTAACGAATGATTCTTCATCGCATGGCTATTCGCGCTGTGGACGTCGCGGTGGAGGCGGTGCCAAAACTGGTGGTCTAcgtgatgatgacgatgatgacgaCGAagattttttggagaatagcgatattgatTGA